The Macaca fascicularis isolate 582-1 chromosome 1, T2T-MFA8v1.1 genome includes a window with the following:
- the C1H1orf216 gene encoding UPF0500 protein C1orf216 homolog: MFAIQPGLAEGGQFLGDPPPGVCQPELQPDNNSNFMASAKDANENWHGMPGRVEPILRRSSSESPSDNQAFQAPGSPEEGVRSPPEGAEIPGAEPEKMGGPGTVCSPLEDNGYASSSLSINSPSSSPEPACGTPRGLGPPDPLLPSVAQAVQHLQAQERYKEQEKEKHHVHLVMYRRLALLQWIRGLQHQLIDQQARLQESFDTILDNRKELIRCLQQRAAPSRPQDQG; the protein is encoded by the coding sequence CACCTCCTGGAGTATGTCAGCCCGAGCTCCAACCAGACAACAACTCCAACTTCATGGCAAGTGCCAAGGATGCTAATGAGAATTGGCATGGGATGCCAGGCAGAGTGGAACCTATCCTGAGGAGGAGCTCCTCTGAGTCGCCCTCTGACAACCAGGCCTTCCAGGCCCCTGGATCCCCTGAGGAAGGGGTGCGCAGCCCCCCAGAGGGGGCAGAGATTCCCGGGGCTGAGCCTGAGAAGATGGGTGGTCCTGGCACAGTCtgctcccctctggaggacaatGGCTATGCCAGCAGTTCCTTGAGTATCAACAGCCCTAGCAGCAGTCCTGAGCCTGCCTGTGGGACCCCGCGAGGCCTTGGCCCTCCCGATCCCCTTCTGCCCTCAGTGGCCCAGGCTGTGCAGCACTTACAAGCCCAGGAGCGCTACaaagagcaggagaaagaaaagcacCACGTGCACTTGGTGATGTACCGTCGCCTGGCACTGCTCCAGTGGATCCGGGGCCTGCAGCATCAGTTGATTGACCAGCAGGCCCGACTACAGGAGAGCTTCGACACCATCCTAGACAACCGGAAGGAGCTCATTCGCTGTCTCCAGCAGAGGGCAGCACCATCCAGGCCCCAGGACCAGGGCTAA